From Alienimonas californiensis, a single genomic window includes:
- a CDS encoding TolC family protein: MPRHAVRGGDAPMKPRKALLPFALVGLAGCGTGNVLTTHTYEGGSPLASGAAAGYGVPAVAVAAAEPAAGGSIQPAAYQEEPSVDEGRDGPVTPDPFSPERPSNELANEADRTEPTNGGAGTDPLAAPVPILVDAPATGVLPDDHPPGGLTLAEIEAAALSANPTLRGAAAAVDKARGIYTQVGLYPNPTVGYTSEDIGEDGSAGRHGAFASQTFVTADKLKLNRAVESWEVEGLRWRTEAQRLRVVNGVRRQYYVALGAQRRLELAEELVGLAEEGVGAAEQLFEAGEVARPDVLQVEIQLGEVNIVRRDAELEFEGAWQRLMALAGMPSRPVGRLDGELEGPVAEHDFDALFAELLAASPELAAARARVSRARAAICRQQAQPVPNVQTQAALTYGFGGDEPIGGVQVGLPLPVFNDNRGNVAAAVADLHRATAELQRLELDLRARLADALRDYRRAGNRVARYTEDVLPAARENLALTEEGYRQGEFDIVRVFTARRSFFEANLARVAALADARTSEVAVDGLLLVDALGPIPDAGGENLQGVGLRDLALGGQ; the protein is encoded by the coding sequence ATGCCCCGGCACGCCGTGCGGGGCGGAGACGCCCCCATGAAGCCCCGCAAAGCCCTGCTGCCGTTCGCCCTCGTCGGCTTGGCGGGGTGCGGGACCGGCAACGTGCTGACGACCCACACGTACGAGGGGGGGAGCCCGCTCGCCTCCGGCGCCGCCGCGGGCTACGGCGTGCCCGCGGTGGCGGTCGCCGCCGCGGAACCGGCGGCGGGCGGTTCAATTCAGCCGGCGGCTTATCAGGAGGAGCCGTCCGTAGACGAGGGCAGGGACGGCCCCGTCACGCCCGATCCGTTCTCCCCGGAACGGCCGTCCAATGAATTGGCGAACGAGGCCGATAGGACAGAACCGACGAACGGGGGAGCCGGAACGGATCCGCTCGCCGCGCCCGTTCCCATACTGGTCGACGCCCCCGCGACCGGCGTGCTGCCGGACGATCACCCCCCCGGTGGGCTGACGCTGGCGGAGATCGAGGCCGCCGCCCTCTCCGCGAATCCGACGCTCCGCGGGGCGGCCGCGGCGGTGGACAAGGCCCGCGGGATCTACACCCAGGTCGGTCTCTACCCGAACCCCACCGTCGGCTACACGTCCGAGGACATCGGCGAAGACGGCTCGGCCGGGCGTCATGGCGCCTTCGCCTCCCAGACGTTCGTCACCGCCGACAAGCTGAAGCTGAACCGCGCGGTCGAGAGCTGGGAGGTCGAGGGGCTGCGTTGGCGGACCGAAGCTCAGCGGCTGCGGGTCGTCAACGGCGTGCGGCGGCAGTACTACGTCGCGTTGGGGGCCCAGCGCCGGCTGGAACTGGCGGAGGAGCTCGTGGGATTGGCCGAGGAGGGCGTCGGCGCCGCCGAGCAACTGTTCGAGGCCGGAGAGGTCGCCAGGCCGGACGTGCTCCAAGTTGAAATTCAGCTGGGCGAGGTGAATATCGTGCGGCGGGACGCGGAGCTGGAGTTCGAGGGGGCGTGGCAACGCCTGATGGCGCTGGCCGGAATGCCGAGCCGCCCCGTCGGCCGGCTGGACGGGGAGCTGGAGGGGCCGGTCGCCGAACACGACTTCGACGCCCTGTTCGCCGAACTGCTCGCCGCCAGCCCGGAATTAGCGGCGGCCCGGGCACGGGTCTCGCGGGCGCGGGCGGCGATCTGCCGGCAACAGGCCCAACCCGTCCCGAACGTACAGACCCAGGCGGCGCTGACCTACGGGTTCGGCGGGGACGAGCCGATCGGCGGGGTGCAGGTCGGCCTGCCGCTGCCGGTCTTCAACGACAATCGCGGGAACGTCGCCGCCGCCGTCGCCGACCTGCACCGGGCCACCGCCGAACTTCAACGGCTGGAACTCGACCTGCGGGCCCGGCTGGCGGACGCCCTGCGGGACTACCGCCGGGCCGGCAACCGCGTGGCCCGCTACACCGAGGACGTGCTGCCCGCCGCCCGCGAGAACCTGGCGCTGACGGAGGAGGGCTACCGGCAGGGCGAGTTCGATATCGTGCGGGTGTTCACGGCCCGGCGGAGCTTCTTCGAAGCGAACCTTGCCCGTGTCGCGGCTCTGGCCGACGCCCGCACTTCAGAGGTCGCCGTCGACGGCCTGCTGCTCGTGGACGCCCTCGGCCCGATCCCCGACGCCGGCGGGGAGAACCTGCAGGGCGTCGGCCTTCGGGATCTGGCGCTCGGCGGACAGTGA
- a CDS encoding ABC transporter permease: MLKFLPYVFKGLWRHGMRTFLTAGGAAVALFVFCFVASVQEGLNRLTAGGDADRTLIVFQENRFCPTSSKLPEDYARTIREVPGVRGVMPLQVWTNNCRASLDIVVFNGADPKQLRENRGLTLTSGDWAAFESRRDAALVGQSLARRRGLAVGDTFAIGDLSVQVAGVFASPVAAEENVAFTSLEFLQYTRGLDSAGLVTMHEVALAPDADADAVAREIDAALAAGPVATTTRRKGAFQASTLSDLVDLIGFAHWLGFACVGLVLALVATTTVMAVQDRVKEHAVLQTLGVRPTRVFGLVVCESLLICLLGGLVGTAAATAILAFGGLAVGAEGVTIAFRPSLSLVLTAAGVSAAVGLLAGVIPAWHAARTNIVAALNAA; encoded by the coding sequence ATGCTCAAGTTTCTCCCCTACGTCTTCAAAGGCCTCTGGCGCCACGGGATGCGCACGTTCCTCACCGCCGGCGGGGCGGCGGTGGCGCTGTTCGTGTTCTGCTTCGTCGCCTCCGTGCAGGAGGGCCTGAACCGACTGACCGCCGGCGGGGACGCCGATCGCACGCTGATCGTCTTTCAGGAGAACCGTTTCTGTCCGACCAGCAGCAAGCTGCCGGAGGACTATGCCCGCACGATTCGCGAGGTCCCCGGCGTGCGGGGGGTGATGCCCTTGCAGGTCTGGACGAATAACTGCCGGGCGAGCCTGGACATCGTCGTCTTCAACGGGGCCGATCCGAAGCAACTGCGGGAGAACCGCGGGCTGACGTTAACCTCCGGCGACTGGGCGGCGTTCGAGAGCCGCCGGGACGCCGCGCTGGTGGGCCAGTCGCTGGCCCGACGGCGGGGGCTGGCGGTGGGGGACACCTTTGCGATCGGGGACCTGAGCGTGCAGGTGGCCGGGGTGTTCGCGTCGCCGGTCGCGGCGGAGGAGAACGTGGCGTTCACCAGCCTCGAATTCCTCCAGTACACCCGCGGCCTCGACTCCGCCGGGCTGGTGACGATGCACGAGGTCGCCCTCGCCCCGGACGCCGACGCAGACGCCGTGGCCCGCGAGATCGACGCCGCCCTCGCCGCCGGCCCCGTCGCCACGACGACCCGCCGCAAGGGGGCCTTTCAGGCGAGCACGCTGTCGGATCTGGTGGACCTGATCGGCTTCGCCCACTGGCTGGGCTTCGCCTGCGTGGGCCTGGTGCTGGCGCTGGTGGCCACGACCACCGTGATGGCCGTGCAGGACCGGGTGAAGGAGCACGCCGTCTTGCAAACCCTCGGCGTGCGGCCGACGCGGGTGTTCGGACTGGTGGTCTGCGAAAGCCTCCTGATCTGCCTGCTCGGCGGATTGGTCGGCACGGCGGCGGCGACGGCAATCCTGGCGTTCGGCGGGCTGGCCGTGGGCGCCGAGGGGGTGACGATCGCCTTCCGCCCCTCCCTCTCGCTGGTGCTGACCGCCGCGGGGGTCTCGGCCGCCGTGGGCCTGCTGGCCGGGGTTATTCCCGCGTGGCATGCGGCCCGGACGAATATCGTCGCCGCACTGAACGCGGCGTGA
- a CDS encoding ABC transporter ATP-binding protein — protein sequence MALVEVRGLKKAFKKGGETVTPLDEVDLDIHEGDFVSMMGPSGTGKSTLLNAVAGIDRPDAGTITVAGTEITAMSRTKLADWRAAHLGYIFQTHNLVPVLTAYENVELPTLLAPLSRSERRDRVELALEAVGLTDRADHLPRQMSGGQEQRVGIARAIVMNPTLVVADEPTGSLDAATSEQIQILLVRLNEELGMTLLMVTHDSAVADLAGRRLRLDGGQIVELNDGADAARNGRSLAVAG from the coding sequence ATGGCTTTGGTCGAAGTTCGCGGTCTGAAGAAGGCGTTCAAAAAGGGCGGCGAAACCGTCACCCCGCTGGACGAGGTCGATCTGGACATTCATGAGGGCGATTTCGTCTCCATGATGGGCCCCAGCGGCACCGGCAAGAGCACGCTGCTGAACGCCGTCGCCGGGATCGACCGGCCGGACGCCGGCACGATCACCGTCGCCGGCACGGAGATCACCGCGATGTCCCGCACCAAGCTGGCCGACTGGCGGGCCGCCCACCTCGGCTACATCTTTCAAACGCACAACCTCGTGCCGGTGCTGACGGCCTACGAGAACGTCGAACTGCCCACGCTGCTGGCCCCGCTCTCCCGCTCTGAGCGGCGGGACCGGGTCGAACTGGCGCTGGAGGCGGTCGGCCTGACCGACCGGGCCGACCACCTGCCGCGGCAGATGTCCGGCGGACAGGAACAGCGGGTGGGCATCGCCCGGGCGATCGTGATGAACCCCACGCTCGTCGTCGCCGACGAACCCACCGGCAGCCTCGACGCGGCGACCAGCGAGCAGATTCAAATCCTGCTCGTCCGTCTGAACGAAGAGTTGGGCATGACGCTGCTGATGGTCACGCACGACTCCGCGGTCGCGGATCTCGCCGGTCGCCGGTTGCGACTGGACGGCGGACAGATCGTCGAATTGAACGACGGCGCCGACGCGGCCCGCAACGGCCGTTCGCTCGCCGTCGCCGGCTAG
- a CDS encoding efflux RND transporter periplasmic adaptor subunit, which translates to MSVETADPPAEPRLDLSRLAFDRTPVKAAAKPKRRQSRGRLLARVVLPAVVLGGFLAMTGWAARDLWRTAKPVTVVPVVVRQAEVRRAGTPLFQAAGWVEPRPTPTYVSALSSGVVEELLVVAGQEVDAGEVVARLVSADSELAVRQAEADLSLAEADFAGAEAERTAAEQLFQQPFARRAALAEADAALAEVDGERAALPGRLAAAEARLRFAEQNRDGRRAARGSVSGRLLQEAESGADRAAAELSELRSLQTSLPKRAEALRRRRDALAEQTELRIEESNRVAAAEAEVRAAEARRRQAEVALEVARLRLDRMTLRAPADGRVLAVLAPPGSFVTGQEAQSNPEGSAVVSLYDPAMLQVRADVRLEDVPRVVRGQPVTVETAAADEPIAGRVLETTSAANVQKNTLEVKVALDSPPPAVRPEMLVKATFLAPPTDEEPVGEEQRERLLVPRRLVEGEGEARTVWIAGADGVARRQAVTLGDAGTEDLIEVTDGLRPTDKLLVAGREGLEDGDRIEITGEDAG; encoded by the coding sequence ATGAGCGTCGAGACCGCCGACCCGCCCGCTGAGCCGCGGCTCGATCTGAGCCGTCTGGCCTTCGACCGCACCCCCGTCAAAGCCGCGGCGAAGCCGAAGCGGCGGCAGAGCCGCGGTCGCCTGCTGGCCCGCGTCGTGCTGCCGGCGGTGGTCCTCGGCGGGTTCCTCGCCATGACCGGCTGGGCCGCCCGCGATCTGTGGCGGACGGCGAAGCCGGTCACGGTCGTCCCGGTGGTGGTTCGGCAGGCGGAGGTCCGGCGGGCCGGCACGCCGCTGTTTCAGGCGGCCGGCTGGGTCGAACCGCGACCGACGCCGACCTACGTCTCCGCGCTCAGCAGCGGGGTCGTGGAGGAGTTGCTGGTCGTCGCGGGACAGGAGGTGGACGCCGGGGAGGTGGTCGCGCGGCTGGTCTCCGCGGACAGCGAACTCGCCGTGCGGCAGGCGGAGGCGGACCTGAGTCTCGCCGAGGCCGACTTCGCCGGCGCCGAGGCGGAACGCACGGCGGCGGAGCAGCTGTTCCAGCAGCCGTTCGCCCGGCGGGCGGCGCTGGCCGAGGCGGACGCGGCCCTCGCCGAGGTGGACGGGGAACGGGCGGCGCTGCCGGGCCGGCTCGCCGCCGCCGAGGCGCGGCTGCGGTTCGCGGAGCAGAACCGCGACGGCCGCCGCGCCGCCCGGGGTTCGGTCTCCGGCCGTCTGTTACAGGAAGCCGAGAGCGGAGCCGACCGGGCCGCCGCCGAACTGTCGGAACTGCGCAGTCTGCAAACCTCATTGCCGAAGCGGGCGGAAGCCCTCCGTCGTCGCCGCGACGCGCTGGCCGAACAAACGGAATTGCGGATCGAGGAATCCAATCGGGTCGCCGCCGCCGAGGCGGAGGTCCGGGCCGCCGAGGCCCGTCGTCGGCAGGCGGAGGTCGCGCTGGAGGTCGCCCGGCTGCGGCTGGACCGGATGACGTTGCGGGCGCCCGCCGACGGCCGCGTGCTGGCCGTGCTGGCGCCGCCCGGTTCGTTCGTCACCGGGCAGGAGGCGCAGTCCAATCCGGAGGGCTCCGCCGTCGTGAGCCTGTACGACCCGGCGATGTTGCAGGTGCGGGCCGACGTGCGGCTGGAGGACGTCCCCCGGGTCGTCCGCGGGCAGCCGGTGACAGTGGAAACCGCGGCCGCGGACGAACCGATCGCCGGCCGCGTGCTGGAGACGACCTCCGCGGCGAACGTGCAGAAGAACACGCTCGAAGTGAAGGTCGCCCTCGACAGCCCGCCGCCGGCCGTGCGGCCGGAAATGCTGGTCAAAGCGACGTTCCTCGCCCCCCCGACCGACGAGGAACCCGTCGGCGAGGAGCAGCGGGAACGCCTGCTCGTCCCCCGGCGCCTGGTCGAGGGCGAGGGAGAGGCGAGAACCGTCTGGATCGCCGGGGCGGACGGCGTCGCCCGCCGGCAGGCCGTCACCCTCGGGGACGCCGGCACGGAGGACCTGATCGAAGTTACGGACGGCCTCCGCCCCACCGACAAACTGCTCGTCGCCGGCCGCGAGGGGCTGGAGGACGGCGACCGCATCGAGATTACCGGCGAGGACGCCGGCTGA
- a CDS encoding ABC transporter permease, producing MTLRLLPWDYGIRNLARRPVRSLLTLVALATVVLLMLVVVGFIRGLETSLAVSGDPDVVLVYSLGAEENIENSAVPARTTGVVEASLSGIRHRSGIAYVSPELYFGTRVGGAETASLGLVRGVTPSASLVRRAVRITSGKWPGPGEVLAGRLAYAKLGVPADALKPGSTVTFENRDWTVSGTFSAGGSAFESELWCRLPDLQSALKRQDIGLVALTLAPDGSAGEIDLFAKQRKDLEITSVSETAYYGAMQTHYKPVRILAWAVVALVAGAGAFAGLNMMYGAVAGRTREIAALRAIGFRRRAVLLSLVQEGLVLAAAASLLAGTASLLLINGLSVRFTMGAFALRVDGMTLLIGCGVGLLLGAAGAVPPALKALRRPIAESLKAI from the coding sequence ATGACCCTCCGCCTGCTCCCCTGGGATTACGGCATCCGCAATCTGGCCCGGCGGCCGGTGCGCAGCCTGTTGACGCTGGTCGCGCTGGCCACCGTCGTGCTGCTCATGCTGGTCGTCGTGGGCTTCATCCGCGGACTGGAGACGTCGCTGGCCGTCAGCGGCGACCCGGACGTGGTCCTCGTGTATTCGCTGGGGGCGGAGGAGAACATTGAGAACTCCGCCGTCCCGGCCCGCACGACGGGCGTCGTGGAGGCGAGCCTCAGCGGCATTCGACATCGCTCCGGCATCGCGTACGTCTCGCCGGAACTGTATTTCGGCACCCGGGTCGGCGGCGCCGAGACGGCGTCGCTGGGGTTGGTCCGGGGGGTCACGCCCTCCGCTTCGCTCGTGCGCCGGGCCGTGCGGATCACCTCCGGCAAGTGGCCGGGGCCGGGCGAAGTGCTCGCCGGGCGGCTGGCCTACGCCAAGCTCGGCGTGCCCGCCGACGCGCTGAAGCCCGGCTCGACGGTGACGTTCGAGAACCGCGACTGGACGGTCAGCGGCACGTTCTCCGCGGGCGGGTCGGCGTTCGAATCGGAGCTCTGGTGTCGCCTGCCGGACCTGCAATCCGCCCTCAAACGGCAGGACATCGGTCTGGTGGCCCTCACCCTCGCCCCCGACGGCTCCGCCGGGGAGATCGATCTGTTCGCCAAGCAGCGGAAGGATCTCGAAATCACCTCCGTCTCCGAAACCGCGTACTACGGGGCGATGCAAACGCACTACAAGCCGGTGCGGATTCTCGCCTGGGCGGTGGTGGCGCTGGTCGCCGGCGCCGGGGCGTTCGCCGGGCTGAATATGATGTACGGAGCCGTCGCTGGACGGACCCGGGAGATCGCCGCCCTGCGGGCGATCGGCTTCCGTCGCCGGGCCGTGTTGCTGAGCCTCGTGCAGGAGGGGCTCGTGCTCGCCGCCGCCGCCTCGCTGCTGGCGGGGACGGCGTCGCTGCTATTGATCAACGGACTGTCCGTGCGGTTCACGATGGGCGCCTTCGCCCTGCGGGTGGACGGCATGACGCTGCTGATCGGCTGCGGCGTGGGTCTGCTGCTCGGCGCCGCGGGGGCCGTCCCGCCGGCCCTCAAGGCCCTGCGTCGCCCGATCGCGGAGAGCCTCAAAGCGATTTGA
- a CDS encoding heavy-metal-associated domain-containing protein, which translates to MRRSPQTASALRGFAMLTAAAVAAAAAPAVAGDQPSAPDATRGALDRTATVITVSEMCGGCVKRIEAKLKPVDGIAKVQCDIEKQTVTVLPESGLKLSPKWLWEAMESIGKTPKRLAGPSGVFTEKPKR; encoded by the coding sequence ATGCGTCGTTCCCCCCAAACCGCCAGCGCCCTGCGCGGATTCGCCATGTTGACCGCCGCCGCGGTCGCCGCCGCCGCCGCCCCCGCCGTCGCGGGGGATCAACCGTCGGCTCCCGACGCGACCCGCGGCGCCCTGGACCGCACCGCGACGGTGATCACCGTCAGCGAGATGTGCGGCGGGTGCGTGAAGCGGATCGAGGCGAAGCTGAAGCCCGTGGACGGCATTGCCAAAGTGCAGTGCGACATCGAGAAGCAGACCGTCACCGTGCTGCCCGAGTCCGGGCTGAAACTCTCGCCCAAGTGGCTGTGGGAGGCGATGGAGTCGATCGGCAAGACGCCCAAGCGGCTCGCCGGGCCCAGCGGCGTGTTCACGGAGAAGCCGAAGCGCTGA
- a CDS encoding heavy metal translocating P-type ATPase, translated as MNADLPVLNAPEGAALPGVPATVTDPVCGMTVPAGAPRVAEHAGETYRFCSDGCRTKFVADPNRYLGGADDRAAGAAKGRDTADGHGGCHGGHGAKTSSPVPPGTAPGTYTCPMHPEVVNDGPGDCPKCGMALERSGPPARPGSATVYTCPMHPQIEQDAPGDCPICGMALEPKTVAVRGAEDEPDPELVDMTRRFWIGLALGLPVILLAMGPMIGLPVHDWIGARASQWLQLALATPVVLWCGWPFFVRGWRSVVNRHLNMFTLIALGVAAAYAYSVAAVVAPGLFPETFREEHSGLIGVYFEAAAMIVVLVLLGQVMELRARRKTGAALRELLSLAPPTARVVGDDGAEREVPLDDVRTGDRLRVRPGEKVPTDGRVIDGGGSVDESMVTGEPVPVRKGEGDAVIGGTVNGAGSLLIEAEKVGDDTVLSRIVALVADAQRSRAPIQRVADQAAAYFVPFVLAAAALAFVVWGAVGPEPAFAFALVNAVAVLIVACPCALGLATPMSVMVGVGRGAREGVLFKDAAALETLRSCNVLVVDKTGTLTEGKPTLTEVRTANGFDENNLLRLAAAAEARSEHPLARAVVEGAKGRGAGAAEAEAFESVTGGGIAATVEGRSVLIGTPALLADRGVHLPADLSSEADRLRGEGRTAFFVAADGVVAGLLAVADPIKETTAEAVRDLHELGLRIVMLTGDHAATAQAVARQLNIDEVEAGVSPERKHDRVVELKAGGTTVAMAGDGVNDAPALAAADVGIAMGTGTDVAIESAGVTLVKGDLRGIVRAVRLSRDVVRNVKQNLFFAFVYNAAGVPIAAGVLYPFTGWLLSPMLAAAAMSLSSVSVIGNALRLRRG; from the coding sequence ATGAACGCCGACCTCCCGGTTCTCAACGCCCCCGAAGGCGCCGCCTTGCCGGGCGTCCCTGCGACCGTCACCGATCCCGTCTGCGGGATGACCGTGCCGGCGGGCGCCCCCCGCGTCGCCGAGCACGCCGGCGAGACGTACCGGTTTTGCTCCGACGGCTGCCGTACGAAGTTTGTCGCCGATCCGAACCGCTACCTTGGCGGCGCCGACGACCGTGCCGCCGGCGCCGCCAAGGGCCGCGACACGGCAGACGGCCATGGGGGCTGTCACGGCGGGCACGGCGCCAAAACCTCCTCGCCCGTTCCTCCCGGGACCGCCCCGGGCACGTATACCTGCCCGATGCACCCGGAGGTCGTGAACGACGGCCCCGGCGACTGCCCGAAGTGCGGCATGGCGCTGGAGCGGAGCGGTCCGCCGGCTCGCCCCGGTTCGGCGACGGTCTACACCTGTCCCATGCACCCGCAGATCGAGCAGGACGCCCCCGGCGACTGCCCGATCTGCGGGATGGCGCTGGAGCCGAAGACTGTCGCGGTTCGCGGGGCAGAGGACGAGCCAGACCCGGAGTTGGTCGACATGACCCGCCGGTTCTGGATCGGTCTGGCGCTCGGCCTGCCGGTGATCCTGCTGGCGATGGGGCCGATGATCGGCCTGCCCGTCCACGATTGGATCGGGGCCCGAGCCTCGCAGTGGCTCCAACTTGCCCTGGCGACGCCGGTCGTCCTGTGGTGCGGCTGGCCGTTCTTCGTACGGGGGTGGCGGTCGGTCGTGAACCGGCACCTCAACATGTTCACGCTGATCGCCCTCGGCGTGGCCGCGGCGTACGCCTACAGCGTCGCCGCGGTCGTCGCCCCGGGCCTCTTCCCGGAGACGTTTCGAGAGGAGCACAGCGGCCTGATCGGCGTCTACTTCGAGGCCGCGGCGATGATCGTGGTCCTCGTGCTGCTCGGTCAGGTGATGGAACTGCGGGCCCGTCGCAAGACGGGGGCGGCGCTGCGGGAACTGCTCTCGCTCGCCCCGCCGACCGCCCGCGTGGTCGGCGACGACGGCGCCGAGCGGGAGGTTCCCCTGGACGACGTGCGGACGGGCGACCGACTCCGCGTCCGCCCCGGCGAGAAGGTGCCGACCGACGGCCGCGTAATCGACGGCGGCGGCTCCGTCGATGAGTCGATGGTCACCGGCGAACCGGTCCCCGTGCGGAAGGGCGAAGGCGACGCGGTGATCGGCGGGACCGTCAACGGCGCCGGCTCCCTCCTAATCGAGGCGGAGAAGGTCGGAGACGACACTGTGCTCTCCCGCATCGTCGCCCTCGTCGCCGACGCCCAACGCAGCCGCGCCCCGATCCAGCGGGTCGCGGATCAGGCCGCGGCGTACTTCGTTCCCTTCGTGCTGGCCGCGGCGGCGCTGGCCTTCGTCGTCTGGGGGGCGGTCGGTCCGGAGCCGGCCTTCGCCTTCGCGCTGGTGAACGCGGTCGCCGTGCTGATCGTCGCCTGCCCCTGCGCCCTCGGCCTCGCCACGCCGATGAGCGTGATGGTCGGAGTCGGCCGCGGCGCCCGGGAGGGCGTGCTGTTCAAGGACGCCGCCGCTCTCGAAACGCTGCGGTCCTGCAACGTGCTGGTCGTGGACAAAACCGGCACCCTCACCGAGGGCAAACCGACCCTGACGGAGGTGCGCACCGCAAACGGGTTCGACGAGAACAACCTGCTCCGCCTCGCCGCCGCGGCCGAAGCCCGCAGCGAGCACCCGCTCGCCCGGGCGGTCGTCGAGGGGGCGAAGGGTCGCGGCGCCGGTGCCGCCGAGGCGGAGGCGTTCGAGTCCGTCACCGGCGGCGGGATCGCGGCGACGGTTGAGGGCCGATCTGTCCTGATCGGCACGCCGGCGCTGCTGGCCGACCGTGGCGTCCATCTGCCCGCAGACCTCTCGAGCGAGGCGGACCGCCTGCGGGGCGAGGGCCGGACGGCGTTCTTCGTCGCCGCGGACGGGGTGGTCGCCGGGCTGCTCGCCGTCGCTGACCCGATCAAGGAGACGACGGCTGAAGCGGTCCGCGACCTACACGAGTTGGGCCTGCGGATCGTGATGCTCACCGGCGACCACGCAGCAACCGCTCAAGCCGTCGCCAGACAGTTGAATATCGACGAGGTGGAGGCCGGCGTGAGCCCGGAGCGGAAGCACGACCGCGTGGTCGAACTGAAGGCCGGCGGCACGACCGTGGCGATGGCCGGAGACGGGGTTAACGACGCCCCCGCCCTCGCCGCCGCCGACGTGGGGATCGCAATGGGCACCGGCACAGACGTGGCGATCGAGAGCGCCGGCGTGACGCTGGTGAAGGGCGACCTGCGAGGCATCGTCCGGGCGGTCCGGCTGAGCCGGGACGTGGTGCGGAACGTGAAGCAGAACCTGTTCTTCGCGTTCGTCTACAACGCCGCCGGCGTCCCGATCGCCGCCGGCGTGCTGTACCCGTTCACCGGTTGGCTGCTCTCCCCGATGCTCGCCGCCGCCGCGATGAGCCTCTCCAGCGTCAGCGTGATCGGCAACGCCCTCCGCTTGCGGCGGGGCTGA
- a CDS encoding four-helix bundle copper-binding protein, with translation MKQCIDTCQECHRTCLDHFANVCLEKGGEHVEQTHAKLMLDCIQICATCADFMIRGSELHGLVCRACSEVCRTCADSCEKVGMSDCAAQCRKCAESCAAMAA, from the coding sequence ATGAAGCAGTGCATCGACACCTGCCAAGAGTGTCACCGGACCTGCCTGGACCACTTCGCGAACGTGTGCCTGGAGAAGGGCGGCGAGCACGTCGAGCAGACGCACGCCAAGCTGATGCTGGACTGCATCCAGATCTGCGCAACCTGCGCAGACTTCATGATCCGCGGCAGCGAACTGCACGGCCTCGTCTGCCGGGCGTGCAGCGAGGTCTGCAGGACATGCGCGGACAGCTGCGAGAAGGTCGGCATGAGCGACTGCGCCGCCCAGTGCCGCAAATGCGCCGAAAGCTGCGCCGCGATGGCCGCCTGA
- a CDS encoding metal-sensitive transcriptional regulator gives MRPLLIPVQLDDDQKEALRKRLRRAEGQVAAVGRMIEEDKYCVDVLMQVRAALAALGKVGHIVLENHMDTCVSAAFKAEDDDDRKAKIRELMSVFAKYGNFGGR, from the coding sequence GTGCGGCCGCTCTTGATCCCCGTGCAACTCGACGACGACCAGAAGGAGGCTCTTCGCAAGAGACTCCGCCGCGCCGAGGGCCAGGTGGCCGCGGTCGGGCGGATGATCGAGGAGGACAAGTACTGCGTGGACGTGCTCATGCAGGTTCGGGCGGCGCTGGCGGCGCTGGGCAAGGTGGGTCACATCGTGCTCGAAAACCACATGGACACCTGCGTCTCCGCCGCCTTCAAGGCCGAAGACGACGACGACCGCAAAGCGAAGATCCGCGAGTTGATGAGCGTCTTCGCCAAGTACGGGAACTTCGGCGGTCGCTGA
- a CDS encoding metal-sensitive transcriptional regulator, giving the protein MSQKPQLPLYAEDRLDRLRSRLKRIEGQSRGIARMLEEQRPCPEVLQQLASVQSALRGVTKEVLRNYLENCATEAIRSGDNEIYDQLMDAIYKFAK; this is encoded by the coding sequence GTGAGCCAGAAACCGCAACTGCCGCTTTACGCCGAAGACCGTCTGGATCGGCTTCGGAGCCGTCTAAAACGCATCGAAGGACAGTCCCGCGGGATCGCTCGGATGCTGGAAGAACAGCGACCGTGCCCCGAGGTCCTCCAGCAACTCGCCAGCGTCCAGTCCGCCCTGCGCGGAGTGACGAAAGAGGTTCTACGCAACTACCTCGAAAACTGTGCGACGGAGGCGATTCGCTCGGGCGACAATGAAATTTACGACCAGTTGATGGACGCGATTTACAAATTCGCTAAGTGA